A stretch of the Streptomyces sp. NBC_01428 genome encodes the following:
- a CDS encoding spherulation-specific family 4 protein: MRTPDLGPSGRSGGPVGSRTDRSLLVPYYEHPAVRPAEWEALLAAAPRLYGVVLNPASGPGEDPDPAFAEVAARLRAADVRVLGYVDTDYGRRPLADVLRDVSRHRSWYDTDGTFLDQAAASESGVDYYRRLAAACRGTLVLNHGTTPHPVYAGVADVLVTFEGTWAGYRRKGPPPWTGTGADLCHLVHGVPPGADPAALARERGAGLYCAVPGVGDHPWGTLPCGLEPAP; this comes from the coding sequence ATGCGCACCCCCGACCTCGGGCCGTCCGGCCGATCCGGAGGCCCGGTCGGCTCCCGTACGGACCGTTCCCTCCTCGTCCCCTACTACGAGCACCCGGCCGTCCGTCCCGCCGAGTGGGAGGCGCTCCTGGCGGCGGCGCCACGGCTGTACGGCGTGGTGCTGAACCCGGCCAGCGGACCCGGCGAGGACCCCGACCCGGCGTTCGCGGAGGTCGCCGCGCGGCTGCGCGCCGCGGACGTCCGGGTCCTCGGTTACGTCGACACCGACTACGGGCGCCGGCCCCTCGCCGACGTCCTGCGCGACGTGTCGCGGCATCGTTCCTGGTACGACACCGACGGCACGTTCCTCGACCAGGCCGCCGCCTCGGAATCGGGCGTGGACTACTACCGGCGGCTCGCGGCGGCCTGCCGGGGCACGCTCGTCCTCAACCACGGGACGACCCCGCACCCCGTGTACGCCGGCGTCGCCGATGTCCTCGTCACCTTCGAGGGCACCTGGGCCGGCTACCGCAGGAAGGGCCCGCCGCCGTGGACCGGTACCGGGGCGGACCTGTGCCATCTCGTCCACGGGGTACCGCCCGGTGCCGATCCGGCGGCCCTGGCCCGGGAGCGGGGAGCCGGCCTGTACTGCGCGGTCCCCGGCGTCGGCGACCACCCCTGGGGCACGCTTCCCTGCGGCCTGGAGCCCGCCCCGTGA
- a CDS encoding adenosylcobinamide-GDP ribazoletransferase produces MSTPSSAPTRADGLRFAFGTLTVLPVTVTRWDRDAARGGMLCAPLAGLVVGAGAALVGVALLAMGAGPLLAAVATAAVPAVLTRGLHLDGLADTADGLGSGKPAEDALRIMKQSDIGPFGVITLLFVLLAQVAALAEAYGSSWSRGVLAAVLSAVVARLALTLAARTGVPPARPEGLGAAVAGTVPARSALLVAAAVTVAAAGAGALVGVADLVRAVVAVAAACLAAELLLRHCTRRFGGVTGDVFGGLAETAATTALVVLALG; encoded by the coding sequence ATGTCCACGCCCTCTTCCGCCCCCACACGCGCCGACGGCCTCCGCTTCGCCTTCGGCACTCTCACCGTGCTTCCCGTGACCGTGACCCGCTGGGACCGGGACGCCGCCCGCGGCGGCATGCTGTGCGCTCCGCTGGCCGGTCTCGTGGTCGGGGCGGGCGCGGCCCTGGTGGGTGTGGCCCTGCTGGCCATGGGGGCGGGGCCACTGCTCGCGGCCGTGGCGACGGCGGCCGTCCCCGCGGTTCTGACCCGGGGGCTGCACCTCGACGGCCTCGCGGACACCGCGGACGGGCTGGGCAGCGGCAAGCCCGCCGAGGACGCGCTGCGGATCATGAAACAGTCGGACATCGGCCCGTTCGGGGTGATCACCCTCCTGTTCGTGCTGCTGGCCCAAGTGGCCGCACTGGCCGAGGCCTACGGCAGCTCGTGGTCCCGAGGCGTCCTCGCCGCCGTCCTCTCGGCGGTCGTGGCCCGCCTCGCGCTGACGCTCGCCGCCCGCACGGGAGTGCCGCCGGCCCGCCCCGAGGGCCTGGGCGCGGCGGTCGCGGGCACCGTGCCGGCCCGCTCGGCCCTGCTCGTGGCGGCTGCCGTGACGGTCGCCGCGGCGGGCGCCGGTGCGCTCGTCGGGGTGGCCGACCTGGTGCGCGCCGTGGTGGCGGTGGCCGCCGCCTGCCTGGCCGCCGAACTGCTGCTGCGGCACTGCACGCGCCGCTTCGGGGGTGTCACCGGCGACGTGTTCGGCGGCCTCGCCGAGACGGCCGCCACGACCGCGCTCGTGGTGCTGGCGCTCGGCTGA
- a CDS encoding phosphatidylglycerol lysyltransferase domain-containing protein, whose translation MGDARIVVDQERASARRSDGDRRSTAASRRAASFAVWYLRAVTFINFLSAAWVSLGQDVRRHNTENYFTPYLLTAGFASGVFTMFLAITMRRRKRAAWILNSVLSGLFLLLFSVAMAFPEIRQYAQNWVSLALTAGFVGALAVGRREFYAKGDRSNPRLAAVVGVGGLLVTSLLAALLVTVTNTAGDAHRSTFLDRWRYGTLRLVSVAADDSHYPGIATPNWVNVTVNVLSTLLVLAVLYAAFRSRRAVDPFTEEDEKHLRVLLERNGDRDSLGYFALRREKSVVWSPTGKAAVAYRVVGGVSLASGDPLGDPEAWPGAIEPWLAEAREHGWIPAVMGASEEAGTIYARHGLDALELGDEALVETAEFTLEGRAMRTVRQAYNRVRRAGYRVRIRRHEEIPADEMAYLLRRADDWRDGATERGFSMALGRLGDPDDGRCVMLECTDAEGALRAVLSFVPWGPNGLSLDLMRRDRDSENGLMEFMVIELLRRAREIGITQVSLNFAMFRSVFERGARLGAGPVLRLWRSLLSFFSRWWQIESLYRANAKYRPIWEPRFLLFEKSADLLRIGVASARAEGFLEAPGLPKWLHRKHLESHR comes from the coding sequence ATGGGAGATGCCCGAATTGTCGTAGATCAGGAACGGGCGTCGGCCCGCCGGAGCGACGGGGACCGGCGGTCCACGGCCGCCTCGCGGCGGGCCGCGTCCTTCGCCGTCTGGTATCTGCGCGCGGTCACGTTCATCAACTTTCTGAGCGCCGCGTGGGTCTCGCTCGGTCAGGACGTACGACGGCACAACACGGAGAACTACTTCACGCCCTACCTGCTGACCGCGGGTTTCGCGTCCGGCGTGTTCACCATGTTCCTGGCCATCACGATGCGGCGCCGCAAGCGGGCCGCGTGGATCCTCAACTCCGTGCTCAGCGGCCTGTTCCTGCTGCTCTTCTCGGTCGCGATGGCGTTCCCGGAGATCCGCCAGTACGCGCAGAACTGGGTCTCCCTCGCGCTGACGGCGGGCTTCGTGGGCGCGCTGGCCGTCGGCCGCCGGGAGTTCTACGCCAAGGGCGACCGGTCGAACCCGAGGCTCGCCGCCGTCGTCGGGGTCGGCGGCCTGCTGGTCACCTCGCTGCTCGCGGCGCTGCTGGTCACGGTCACCAACACCGCGGGGGACGCGCACCGTTCTACCTTCCTGGACCGCTGGCGCTACGGCACCCTGCGACTCGTGTCGGTCGCCGCGGACGACTCCCACTACCCCGGAATCGCGACGCCCAACTGGGTCAACGTCACCGTCAACGTCCTCAGCACCCTGCTGGTCCTCGCCGTCCTCTACGCCGCGTTCCGCTCCCGGCGCGCCGTCGACCCGTTCACGGAGGAGGACGAGAAGCACCTGCGGGTCCTGCTCGAACGCAACGGCGACCGGGACTCCCTCGGCTACTTCGCGCTGCGCCGGGAGAAGAGCGTGGTCTGGTCGCCGACCGGCAAGGCGGCGGTGGCGTACCGCGTGGTGGGCGGGGTCTCGCTGGCCAGCGGCGACCCGCTCGGCGACCCCGAGGCCTGGCCGGGCGCCATCGAGCCCTGGCTCGCCGAGGCCCGGGAGCACGGCTGGATCCCGGCGGTGATGGGCGCGAGCGAGGAGGCCGGCACGATCTACGCCCGGCATGGCCTCGACGCGCTGGAACTGGGGGACGAAGCCCTGGTCGAGACCGCCGAGTTCACGCTCGAAGGACGGGCGATGCGTACCGTGCGACAGGCGTACAACCGGGTCCGGCGGGCCGGGTACCGGGTGCGCATCCGGCGGCACGAGGAGATCCCGGCCGACGAGATGGCGTACCTGCTGCGGCGCGCGGACGACTGGCGCGACGGGGCCACCGAGCGCGGCTTCAGCATGGCGCTCGGCCGGCTCGGCGATCCGGACGACGGGCGCTGCGTGATGCTCGAATGCACGGATGCCGAGGGCGCGTTGCGGGCGGTGCTGTCCTTCGTCCCGTGGGGGCCGAACGGGCTGTCCCTGGATCTGATGCGGCGTGACCGCGACTCCGAGAACGGGCTGATGGAGTTCATGGTGATCGAACTCCTGCGGCGCGCGCGGGAGATCGGGATCACTCAGGTCTCGCTGAACTTCGCGATGTTCCGGTCGGTCTTCGAACGGGGCGCGCGCCTCGGCGCCGGGCCGGTGCTGCGGCTGTGGCGCTCGCTGCTCAGCTTCTTCTCCCGCTGGTGGCAGATCGAGTCGCTGTACCGCGCCAACGCCAAGTACCGGCCCATCTGGGAACCGCGGTTCCTGCTCTTCGAGAAGAGCGCGGACCTGCTGCGCATCGGTGTCGCGTCGGCGCGGGCCGAGGGGTTCCTGGAGGCGCCGGGCCTGCCGAAGTGGCTGCACCGCAAGCATTTGGAGTCGCACAGATGA
- the cobT gene encoding nicotinate-nucleotide--dimethylbenzimidazole phosphoribosyltransferase, translating to MSSLNLDDFTDLIERPDGGVRRDAEARRERQIVPPGALGRLDDLGEWLAAAQSAVPVRPIEHPRVVLFAGDHGIAALGVSARPAGTASALVRSVLEGASPAAVLARRLGVPVRVIDMALEGDPEGLPAEVVRHRIRSGSGRIDVEDAMTLEEAEAAFRAGVALADEEADSGTDLVVLGDISVGGTTAAAVLVAALCGTDASVVTGRGGEAIDDLTWMRKCAAVRDALRRARPVLGDQLQLLATVGGADLAAMTGFLLQSAARKMPVILDGVVSAACALVGQRVAFRAPDWWLAGQNSGEPAQAKALDRMALEPLLDHGVTVGEGAGALLALPLVQAAAGLAADLPEAPSPTADAESGTKPDPEPDAEPQSPSPSQSRSQSGPASRPVPEPGTDSDS from the coding sequence ATGAGCTCGCTTAATCTCGACGACTTCACCGATCTGATCGAGCGCCCCGACGGAGGCGTACGCCGTGACGCCGAGGCGCGGCGGGAGCGACAGATCGTCCCGCCCGGCGCCCTGGGCCGCCTCGACGACCTGGGTGAGTGGCTGGCGGCGGCGCAGTCCGCGGTGCCGGTGCGGCCGATCGAGCATCCGCGCGTCGTGCTGTTCGCGGGTGACCACGGGATCGCCGCGCTGGGCGTGTCGGCACGCCCCGCGGGCACTGCCTCCGCGCTGGTCCGGTCGGTCCTGGAGGGCGCGAGCCCCGCCGCGGTGCTGGCCCGTCGGCTCGGCGTGCCGGTGCGGGTGATCGACATGGCACTGGAGGGCGACCCCGAGGGGCTGCCCGCCGAGGTCGTGCGGCACCGGATCCGCAGCGGCTCGGGCCGGATCGACGTCGAGGACGCGATGACCCTGGAGGAGGCCGAGGCCGCCTTCCGTGCCGGGGTCGCCCTCGCCGACGAGGAGGCGGACTCCGGTACGGACCTGGTAGTGCTCGGCGACATCAGTGTCGGCGGGACCACGGCGGCGGCCGTGCTGGTCGCGGCGCTGTGCGGAACGGACGCGTCGGTCGTGACCGGCCGGGGCGGCGAGGCCATCGACGACCTGACATGGATGCGCAAGTGCGCCGCCGTACGGGACGCGCTGCGGCGCGCCCGGCCGGTGCTCGGCGACCAGCTCCAGCTGCTCGCGACCGTGGGCGGTGCCGACCTGGCGGCGATGACCGGGTTCCTGCTGCAGAGCGCGGCGCGGAAGATGCCGGTCATCCTCGACGGCGTCGTGTCGGCCGCGTGCGCGCTGGTCGGACAGCGGGTCGCGTTCCGCGCCCCCGACTGGTGGCTGGCCGGGCAGAACAGCGGGGAGCCGGCGCAGGCGAAGGCGCTGGACCGGATGGCCCTCGAACCGCTCCTCGACCACGGGGTGACGGTGGGCGAGGGCGCGGGCGCGCTGCTGGCACTGCCGCTGGTGCAGGCCGCGGCGGGGCTGGCGGCGGACCTTCCGGAGGCCCCCTCCCCCACGGCCGACGCGGAATCCGGGACCAAGCCCGACCCCGAGCCGGATGCGGAGCCGCAGTCGCCGTCGCCGTCGCAGTCGCGGTCGCAGTCGGGCCCCGCTTCCCGGCCGGTCCCCGAACCCGGCACCGACTCCGACTCCTGA
- a CDS encoding class I SAM-dependent methyltransferase, with protein sequence MPPTSLPTAERRAAYAAELAQGTERFHEPRRADCPWCGSRRLRTRLRTPDLRQRKPGTFVVDECGDCAHAFQNPRLSAEGLAFYRRDGREEAHEGLADRLLGARGGARRHRAAARAMLPFPEPESWLDIGTGLGHFPEAAREVLPYTSFDGLDASRRVEKARAAGRVEEAHVGRLTDPRIAERLRGRYDVVSMFHHLEHTPDPREELRAALEVLRPGGHLLVEVPDPDSAFGPLLGKWWVAYGQPRHLHLMPLPNLLGELESLGCAIVVTDRREPHVPYDLAGAVALALGRALPGLDAPWRPAPPTPLQRRLRTGLTRASAPLLASTAALDHLMAPLLRRTRFSNAYRVVARREP encoded by the coding sequence ATGCCCCCCACCTCGTTGCCGACCGCCGAACGCCGGGCCGCCTATGCCGCCGAACTCGCCCAGGGCACCGAGCGGTTCCACGAACCGCGGCGCGCCGACTGTCCCTGGTGCGGCTCGCGGCGGCTGCGCACCCGGCTGCGGACGCCCGACCTGCGGCAGCGCAAGCCGGGGACGTTCGTCGTCGACGAATGCGGGGACTGCGCCCACGCCTTCCAGAATCCCCGGCTCAGCGCCGAGGGGCTCGCCTTCTACCGCCGGGACGGCCGGGAGGAGGCGCACGAGGGCCTCGCCGACCGGCTGCTCGGTGCCCGCGGCGGCGCCCGGCGCCACCGCGCCGCCGCCCGCGCCATGCTGCCCTTCCCCGAGCCGGAGAGCTGGCTCGACATCGGCACCGGGCTCGGACACTTCCCGGAGGCGGCCCGGGAGGTCCTGCCGTACACCTCCTTCGACGGGCTCGACGCGTCACGGCGCGTCGAGAAGGCGCGCGCCGCCGGGCGGGTGGAGGAGGCCCACGTCGGCCGGCTCACCGACCCGCGGATCGCCGAGCGGCTGCGCGGCCGGTACGACGTCGTGAGCATGTTCCACCATCTGGAGCACACCCCCGACCCCCGCGAGGAACTGCGCGCCGCCCTGGAGGTACTCCGCCCCGGCGGTCACCTCCTCGTCGAGGTCCCCGACCCGGACAGCGCGTTCGGCCCGCTGCTCGGCAAGTGGTGGGTCGCGTACGGCCAGCCGCGCCATCTCCACCTCATGCCGCTGCCCAACCTGCTCGGCGAACTGGAGTCCCTCGGCTGCGCGATCGTGGTGACGGACCGCCGGGAGCCGCACGTCCCCTACGACCTCGCCGGCGCCGTCGCGCTGGCCCTGGGCCGCGCCCTGCCCGGCCTCGACGCCCCCTGGCGCCCCGCGCCCCCGACACCCCTCCAGCGCAGGCTGCGGACGGGCCTGACCCGGGCCTCCGCCCCACTCCTCGCCTCCACCGCGGCGCTCGACCATCTGATGGCCCCCCTGCTGCGCCGCACCCGCTTCTCGAACGCGTACCGCGTCGTCGCCCGCCGGGAGCCCTGA
- a CDS encoding bifunctional adenosylcobinamide kinase/adenosylcobinamide-phosphate guanylyltransferase, whose product MELTLLGTGAPAGLPRPDCPCAACASALGERARAATSLLVDGTLLLDLTPGAAFAAARAGRSLGGVRQVLLSHPHDGPAVEVPAGLPQPGRVPDGRELALLTGHRVRAVPMDAPGTGYAVTGPDGLRLLYLPPGGAPAGLDENGGTYAMVLADVVGRPDALAKLRAVGAVGPTTDVIAVHLDHDVPPGPELRRRLAAAGARAVPDGTTLDVGVYEDVPDVPRRTLVLGGARSGKSLEAERRLEAFPGVLYVATGGTRGGDSEWASRVSAHRERRPGSWRTVETCDLVPLLAEDGPPLLVDCLSLWLTDAMDEVNAWDDAEWSGGGERALRARTRELVAAVRATRRTLVAVSNEVGSGIVPATASGRRYRDELGRLNAQFADECEHVLLLVAGQAVRLRG is encoded by the coding sequence GTGGAACTGACTCTTCTCGGCACCGGTGCCCCCGCGGGCCTGCCCCGCCCCGACTGTCCCTGCGCGGCCTGCGCGTCCGCGCTCGGTGAGAGGGCGCGGGCGGCGACCTCGCTGCTCGTCGACGGGACGCTGCTGCTCGACCTGACGCCCGGCGCCGCGTTCGCGGCGGCGCGTGCCGGACGGTCGCTGGGCGGCGTCCGGCAGGTGCTGCTCTCGCATCCGCACGACGGACCCGCCGTGGAGGTGCCGGCCGGGCTGCCGCAGCCCGGCCGGGTGCCGGACGGGCGGGAGTTGGCGCTGCTGACCGGCCATCGGGTGCGGGCGGTGCCGATGGACGCGCCGGGCACGGGCTACGCGGTGACGGGGCCGGACGGGCTGCGGCTGCTGTACCTGCCGCCGGGCGGCGCGCCGGCGGGCCTGGACGAGAACGGCGGCACGTACGCGATGGTGCTCGCCGACGTGGTGGGCCGGCCGGACGCGCTGGCGAAGCTGCGCGCGGTCGGCGCGGTCGGCCCGACCACGGACGTGATCGCGGTGCATCTCGACCACGACGTGCCGCCCGGGCCCGAACTGCGGCGGCGGCTCGCGGCGGCGGGCGCCCGGGCGGTGCCCGACGGGACGACGCTCGACGTGGGCGTCTACGAGGACGTGCCGGACGTGCCGCGCAGGACGCTGGTGCTCGGCGGCGCCCGGTCGGGCAAGTCGCTGGAGGCGGAGCGGCGGCTGGAGGCGTTCCCGGGCGTGCTGTACGTCGCCACCGGGGGCACCCGCGGCGGGGACTCCGAGTGGGCGTCGCGCGTCAGCGCCCACCGTGAGCGGCGGCCCGGCTCCTGGCGGACCGTCGAGACCTGCGACCTGGTCCCGCTCCTCGCGGAGGACGGCCCGCCGCTGCTCGTCGACTGCCTCTCCCTGTGGCTGACCGACGCCATGGACGAGGTGAACGCGTGGGACGACGCCGAGTGGTCCGGCGGCGGCGAACGCGCCCTGCGTGCCCGCACGCGGGAACTGGTCGCCGCGGTCCGCGCCACCCGCCGCACGCTCGTCGCCGTCTCGAACGAGGTCGGCTCGGGCATCGTCCCGGCCACCGCGTCCGGGCGCCGCTACCGCGACGAACTGGGGCGACTGAACGCGCAGTTCGCCGACGAGTGCGAGCACGTCCTGCTGCTGGTGGCGGGGCAGGCGGTGCGGCTGCGGGGCTGA
- a CDS encoding S1C family serine protease: MDASRALARARVHPLRLRASLALLAGAAVLVSGCSADGAASGSGQRQGATTTRAAVPAAADDLQDDYLKVIKNVLPSVVQIQASGALGSGVVYDDSGRIVTNAHVVGDEKKFKVTTASDEGELTASLVYAYPEQDLAVIKLDKPPQGLKAAVFGDSSKVQVGHIVLAMGSPLGLSSSVTQGIVSATGRTVSESGSGGGTGATIANMVQTSAAINPGNSGGALVNLDGQVIGIPTLAATDPDLGNSAAPGIGFAIPASMVKTVADQIIKDGRVTDSGRAALGITGRTVVDASSQPAGVAVAQVKSGGAADKAGIEPGDVIVGLDDTAVTSITSLSEALAAEKPGDKARVTFTRGGNRRTVEVTLGEI, encoded by the coding sequence ATGGATGCCTCCCGTGCCCTCGCCCGCGCCCGTGTTCATCCCCTGCGCCTGCGGGCGTCCCTGGCCCTGCTGGCCGGCGCGGCCGTGCTGGTGTCCGGCTGCTCGGCCGACGGAGCGGCTTCCGGCTCCGGCCAGAGGCAAGGCGCGACCACCACCCGGGCGGCGGTGCCCGCGGCGGCCGACGACCTCCAGGACGACTACCTGAAGGTGATCAAGAACGTTCTGCCGTCGGTGGTGCAGATCCAGGCGAGCGGCGCGCTCGGCTCGGGCGTCGTCTACGACGACTCGGGGCGCATCGTCACCAACGCGCACGTGGTCGGGGACGAGAAGAAGTTCAAGGTCACGACGGCCAGCGACGAGGGCGAGCTGACGGCGAGCCTGGTCTACGCGTACCCGGAGCAGGATCTCGCGGTCATCAAGCTGGACAAGCCTCCGCAGGGGCTGAAGGCCGCGGTCTTCGGGGATTCCTCGAAGGTGCAGGTCGGGCACATCGTGCTCGCGATGGGCTCCCCGCTCGGTCTGTCGTCCAGCGTGACCCAGGGCATCGTGTCGGCGACCGGACGCACCGTCAGCGAGAGCGGTTCCGGGGGCGGTACGGGCGCGACGATCGCCAACATGGTGCAGACCTCGGCGGCGATCAACCCCGGCAACAGCGGGGGCGCGCTGGTGAACCTCGACGGCCAGGTCATCGGCATCCCGACCCTCGCCGCCACCGACCCCGACCTCGGCAACAGCGCGGCGCCCGGGATCGGCTTCGCGATCCCCGCCTCCATGGTGAAGACGGTCGCGGACCAGATCATCAAGGACGGCCGGGTCACCGACTCGGGGCGGGCCGCGCTCGGCATCACCGGACGGACCGTGGTGGACGCCTCCTCGCAGCCCGCGGGCGTCGCCGTGGCGCAGGTGAAGAGCGGGGGCGCGGCCGACAAGGCCGGGATCGAACCGGGTGACGTCATCGTGGGCCTCGACGACACGGCGGTCACGAGCATCACCTCGCTCTCCGAGGCGCTCGCCGCGGAGAAGCCGGGCGACAAGGCCAGGGTGACGTTCACCCGCGGCGGGAACCGCAGGACGGTGGAGGTGACGCTGGGTGAGATCTAG
- a CDS encoding class I SAM-dependent methyltransferase produces MARQLDEQIAGRYPVGQRLRVLDVGMGQGTQALRLARAGHQVTGLEQDATMLSVAREALAAEPEGIRSRVRLIEGDGRETGVHFLPGSFDVVLCHGVLMYVQEPDALLAGLARMLAPGGLLSLLVRNADALAMRTGLHGDWAATLSAFDTTAYTNRLGLDVRADRLSTLTGTLAGIGAPLHAWYGVRVFTDTAADGAAVPADVETLLAAEERAGRTDPYRRVAALLHLCGVRG; encoded by the coding sequence GTGGCCCGGCAGCTCGACGAGCAGATAGCCGGGCGCTACCCGGTGGGGCAGCGGCTGCGGGTGCTGGACGTCGGGATGGGCCAGGGCACGCAGGCCCTGCGGCTCGCCCGGGCCGGCCACCAGGTGACCGGCCTCGAACAGGACGCGACGATGCTGTCCGTGGCCCGGGAGGCGCTGGCCGCCGAGCCCGAGGGCATCCGGAGCCGGGTGCGGCTCATCGAGGGCGACGGGCGCGAGACCGGGGTGCACTTTTTGCCGGGCAGTTTCGACGTGGTGCTCTGCCACGGCGTCCTGATGTACGTCCAGGAGCCGGACGCGCTCCTCGCGGGCCTCGCGCGGATGCTGGCCCCGGGCGGGCTGCTCTCGCTGCTGGTGCGCAACGCGGACGCGCTGGCCATGCGGACCGGTCTGCACGGCGACTGGGCGGCGACGCTGTCCGCCTTCGACACGACGGCCTACACGAACCGGCTCGGGCTCGACGTCCGCGCCGACCGGCTCTCGACGCTGACCGGCACGCTCGCCGGGATCGGGGCACCGCTGCACGCCTGGTACGGGGTGCGGGTCTTCACGGACACCGCTGCCGACGGCGCGGCCGTTCCCGCGGACGTGGAGACGCTGCTGGCCGCCGAGGAGCGGGCCGGGCGCACCGATCCCTACCGCCGGGTGGCGGCGCTGCTGCACCTGTGCGGCGTGCGGGGCTGA
- a CDS encoding DUF3043 domain-containing protein codes for MPANPVPLGFVFRSRAKEEKAPAAKAQADSKVTRDPQAPKGRPTPKRSEAQTQRRSVATTPTTRKEAAKRQRDDRRTQMERQRQALASGDERYLPVRDKGPVRRFARDFVDSRFCVAEFFLPMAVVILVMSMLRVGALQNIALLLWLVVIVLIVLDSILISIRLKKRLAERFPDQPTKGAVRYALMRTLQMRRLRLPKPQVKRGERP; via the coding sequence ATGCCCGCGAACCCCGTACCCTTGGGTTTTGTGTTCCGAAGCCGTGCGAAGGAAGAGAAGGCCCCCGCCGCCAAGGCGCAGGCCGACTCCAAAGTGACCCGTGACCCGCAGGCCCCCAAGGGCCGCCCCACTCCGAAGCGCAGTGAGGCCCAGACCCAGCGCCGCAGCGTCGCCACGACGCCGACGACGCGCAAGGAGGCGGCCAAGCGCCAGCGCGACGACCGTCGCACCCAGATGGAGCGCCAGCGCCAGGCGCTGGCGAGCGGCGACGAGCGCTACCTCCCGGTGCGCGACAAGGGCCCGGTGCGCCGCTTCGCGCGTGACTTCGTGGACTCGCGGTTCTGTGTCGCCGAGTTCTTCCTGCCCATGGCCGTGGTCATCCTCGTCATGAGCATGCTGCGCGTCGGCGCGCTGCAGAACATCGCGCTGCTGCTGTGGCTGGTCGTGATCGTGCTGATCGTGCTCGACTCGATCCTCATCTCGATCCGCCTGAAGAAGCGGCTCGCCGAGCGCTTCCCCGACCAGCCCACCAAGGGCGCGGTCCGCTACGCGCTGATGCGCACCCTCCAGATGCGTCGACTCCGGCTGCCGAAGCCGCAGGTCAAGCGCGGAGAGCGGCCCTGA
- a CDS encoding PspA/IM30 family protein — translation MSGVMKRMGMIFRAKANKALDRAEDPRETLDYSYQKQLELLQKVRRGVADVATSRKRLELQLNQLQGQSTKLEDQGRKALALGREDLAREALSRRAALQQQVTDLETQHQTLQGEEEKLTLAAQRLQAKVDAFRTKKETIKATYTAAQAQTRIGEAFSGISEEMGDVGMAIQRAEDKTAQLQARAGAIDELLASGALDDQSGLAKDDIQSELDRLSGGTDVELELQRMKAELAGGSSSSQQAIEGGPGQSQPSSQPQDTPRFDKQ, via the coding sequence ATGAGCGGTGTCATGAAGCGTATGGGGATGATCTTCCGCGCGAAGGCGAACAAGGCCCTTGACCGGGCCGAGGACCCGCGCGAAACCCTCGATTACTCGTACCAGAAGCAGCTGGAGCTGCTCCAGAAGGTGCGCCGTGGTGTCGCCGACGTGGCGACCAGCCGCAAACGCCTGGAACTGCAGCTGAACCAGCTCCAGGGCCAGTCCACCAAGCTGGAGGACCAGGGCCGCAAGGCGCTCGCGCTCGGCCGCGAGGACCTGGCCCGTGAGGCCCTGTCCCGCCGTGCCGCGCTGCAGCAGCAGGTCACCGACCTGGAGACGCAGCACCAGACGCTGCAGGGCGAGGAGGAGAAACTCACCCTCGCGGCCCAGCGCCTCCAGGCCAAGGTCGACGCCTTCCGCACGAAGAAGGAGACGATCAAGGCCACGTACACGGCGGCCCAGGCGCAGACCCGGATCGGTGAGGCCTTCTCCGGCATCTCCGAGGAGATGGGCGACGTCGGCATGGCCATCCAGCGGGCCGAGGACAAGACCGCGCAGCTCCAGGCACGGGCCGGCGCGATCGACGAGCTGCTCGCCTCCGGTGCCCTGGACGACCAGTCGGGTCTGGCCAAGGACGACATCCAGAGCGAGCTGGACCGGCTCTCCGGTGGTACGGATGTGGAGCTGGAGCTGCAGCGCATGAAGGCGGAGCTGGCCGGCGGTTCCTCGTCGTCGCAGCAGGCGATCGAGGGCGGCCCGGGCCAGTCCCAGCCGTCGTCGCAGCCCCAGGACACACCCCGTTTCGACAAGCAGTGA
- the pspAA gene encoding PspA-associated protein PspAA, giving the protein MIVRIMGEGQVRLDDARLTELNRLDDELLAEMQRGDDSGFHRTLGALLDAVRAAGSPLPDDSLEPSELILPSPDATLEEVREMLSDDGLIPG; this is encoded by the coding sequence ATGATCGTACGGATCATGGGGGAGGGGCAGGTGAGGCTGGACGATGCCCGCCTCACCGAGCTGAACAGGCTGGACGACGAGTTGCTCGCCGAGATGCAGCGCGGCGACGACTCCGGCTTCCACCGCACCCTGGGGGCACTCCTGGACGCGGTCCGCGCGGCCGGGTCCCCGCTTCCCGACGACTCCCTGGAGCCGTCGGAACTCATCCTCCCGTCCCCGGACGCCACCCTCGAAGAGGTCCGGGAGATGCTCAGCGACGACGGCCTGATCCCGGGCTGA